DNA from Salinibacterium sp. dk2585:
GTGAAAGGCGGACGGTGAGAGCCGCTCCGGCCACGAAAAGTCAGGAAACCCGATCCAATGAGAACGACCCCGCCTCCTTATATATAGGGAGGCGGGGTCGTCTTGTTCAGGGAGGTGGGACTATTCCTGAGTTTCCGCGACGTTCACAATTCAGGAGTTGGACGGTCCTGGATTGGGAAAGTGAGCTCAGTGCTCCGCGATAAACCCTGCGACAACGCGGTTGAACTCGGCGGCGTGCTCAAGCTGGGCCCAGTGGCCGCAGCGGTTGATGAGCAGCAGGCGTGAGTTGGGGATGAGGCTGTGCAGGCGCAGCGAGTGCTCGAAGTGCACGACGCGGTCGTCGCGCCCGTGGATGAGCAGCGCAGGAGCCTTGATCCCCGCGATCTTGCCGGGCTCAAGGGTGTGCCGTGCACGGTCGTTGCCGAGGCCGTCGACGAAGTTCTTGAGGTGGTCGGGGCGCGAACTCGCGATCTCGGAACGCTGTGTGATGAGCTCCTCGGTCGCGAAGGCGGGGTCGAAGGTCATGATGTCGACGAGCTTGCGCATGCCCTCGATTGACGGGTCGCGGTAGGTCGCCTGCAGGATGCGCAATCCCTCCGTGAGGCCCGCGGGGCCGAACATGCCGGGGGTGCCGCTGCCGGGGCCCATCGTGATGAGGTGCGAGATGCGGTCGGGGTGGGTCGTGGCGAAGCGGGTGGAGGTCATGCCACCCATGGAGTTGCCGACGAAGGCGGCCTTCTCGATGCCGAGCGCGTCGAGGATCTCGAGGGCCGTCTGCACGTGGTTGCGCTTGTCAACGGTGACGGTGTCTGACTCGCCCCAGCCGGGCATGTCGGGCGCGATGACGCGGAAGTGCTTGGCGAGGTACTCGATGTTGGGCGCGTAGTTGCTCCAGCCGGTGGCGCCGGGGCCCGAGCCGTGCAGGAGGAGCACGGGGTGGCCTTCGCCGGCCTCAATGTAGTGGATCTTGCCGCTGGGGGTCTCGATGTCGTGGGCGGTGACGCCCGCCGGGAGAGCTGCCATTGTGTGGGTGGTCCCTTTCGTCGTGGTGGAGAGGTCAGGCGGCGGCGAGTGCCGCAGTGATCTGGGTGCTAACGGCGCGCACGGTTGCTGCGAGGGCGCGCTCGTTGAAGGCGGTGGATGCCGTCGTGATCGAGACGGCGCCGATCGCGCGGCCGCCCGAGAGCACGGGGGCGGCGACGCTCGAGAGGCCCGAGTGGCATTCTGAGATCTCGACGGCGACACCCGAGCGGCGAGAGATGGCGAGGTGCTCGACGAAGCTGCGGGAGTCGGTCACGGAGCGCTGTGTGCGCGCCTCGAGCGGGGTGCCGAGGTATTCGGCGATCTCGGCGCGGCTGCTGAAGGCGAGCATGACCTTGCCGAGTGCCGTGCAGTTGGCGGGCAGGCGGTCGCCGACCGAGTCGGGCACCCTGGCGCCGCCGACCGGATGCAACTGCTCGAGCAGCACGACGTCGCTTCCGTCGAGCATTCCGAGCTGCACGACCTGGCGGGTCTGCGCGAAGAGTTCGCAGAGGTAGGGGAAGGCGGCCCCGATGACGCTGCGGTTGCGCACCTCGCGCACGCTGCATCCGAGTTCGAAGGTGCGAAGGCTGAGCTGGTAGTTGCAGCCGACGCGCTCGACGAAGTTGCCCGTCTCGAGGGCGCTGAGGAGGCGGTAGGCGGTCGACTTGGGGAGGAGGGCCCGGCGGGCGAGCTCGCTGACTCCGACGGGACGCTTGAGACCCGTGAACGCTTCGAGCAGCTGGAGTGCCTTGCGCACGGAGGTGCCGGGGTTCTGTGCTGAGTCGATCCCGAGGGTGATGTTTGCGAGCGCCTGCTCCTGGGGGAGGGCGGGTGCCGGGGCGAGGGTGGTCGTCATTCGTGCCTCCTTGGCGTCATTGCCATGCACGCGAGTTCTGTAGTGCGTGCTCTGGAGACTGTAGTGGTTACTTTGTGACGAAGGCAAGCGTCCAGCAGAAATCGATTCTTGGCTGCAGAAGAGGCGTTCCGCAAAATGAGACACCCAGATTGTTCGCACCTGTAGCGCCCCGCATGATTGCGACCACGGCGCAGGCCCCGGCCAGCGCCCGATCTGCACCCTCGACTCAGAGCTGAGTCGAGCATGTCCCCTGCCTACACGGCACAAAAGGAGTGAATATGAAGATCTTCCGTCCCGCTATCGCGGTCGCGGCCGGAGCACTGTTGGTGCTCACCGGTTGCACCAGCGGTGGCCCCACTGGAGGCGGTGGCCAGGACAGCGACATCACCACGACGGCGTGGGGTGCCCAGGTCCTGGAACGCGGCGAACCTGAAATGGGTGGCAGCATCACCTACGGCCTGCAGGCCGTGGTTGAGTCGCTCGACCCCGCCGGCGCTGCCGTCAGCGGAAACCTGATCATGCGTTCCATTTACGGTGTGCTGTTCTCCTACGACGGCGAGCGCAACATCGTTCCCGACATGGCCGAGTCGATCGAGTCCGACGACAACGGCCTCAACTGGACCCTCAAGCTCAAGCCCGGCTTCACCTTCACCGACGGCAACCCTTACGACGCCGAGGCGGTCAAGGCACACTTTGAGCGCACGGCGGCAGAGGGCTCGCGTTCGCGTTCGGCCGGCGACATGCGGCAGATCGCGTCCATGACGGCGACGGATGCCACGACCCTCGAGATCACGCTCAAGCAGCCGTGGACGGGCTTCCCCAACACCCTCGTCGGCGCCTTCCCCGGCGGTCCCGCGATGGTTCCATCGCCTGCCGCAGTCGAGCAGCACGGCGAGGCGCTCGCGACCAACCCCGTGGGTGCGGGCCCCTTCATGCTCAAGTCGTTCCAGCCCGGCGGCGACGTCGTGCTCGTGAAGAACACCGACTATGCGGGCGAGGAGGCCTACCTCGACGAGATCAAGTTCGTCACGGCAACCGACACCCAGTCGCGCGTCTCGGCCGGCCTCGCGGGCGACATCGACATCGCCCGCACGCAGTCGGCGGTCGACCTCCAGGCCGCGGCCGACGGTGGCCTGACCACGCTCGACCAGCCGGACTCGGCGTACTACAACCTGCTGCTGAACCTCACGCAGGCGCCCTTCGATGATGTCCGGATGCGCCAGGCCCTCGCCCACGCGATCGACCTGCAGGGCCTCAACGCGGCCGTCTTCGAGGGCAAGCACGACCCCATGGTCGGCTTCATGCCCAGCACGAGTCCCTTCTTCGAGGAGACCGAGTGGCCGAGCTTCGACCCCGACAAGGCGAAGGAACTCGCTGAGGACTACACGGCAGACACCGGCAACCCCGCTGCCTTCAGCCTGACCACGACGAGCCCGCCCGAGTTCCAGCAGCAGGCGGCCGTGCTCCAGCAGATGCTCGCCGACGCCGGCATCGACATGTCAATCAACGTGAGCGACCAGCCCACCATGGTCTCCGAGGCCCGCGCCGGCAACTTCCAGGCGCAGCACCGCTACCTCGAGATCAACGACGACCAGAACGCCCGCACGGCCTTCTACAGCACGTCTGGCGGCAACAACGGACTCGCGGGAGACCCGACGGTCGACAAGATCCTCGACGACATGCTCGTGGCATCCGAGTCGGAGATGGACGGCCTCTACGCCGACCTCCAGCACGCCCTGACCGAGTGGATGCCCCAGGTGCCGCTCGTGTTGCAGAAGAACGGCATCTTCGTGAGCGACCGCGTGGGTGGATACCCCGGGAACATCGTCGGCACCCCCGACCCCGACTTCCGCCTCGTCTGGGTTCGCAGCGGCGAGTGACCTTCGGTGGCGGGGAGCTGCAACGGCTCCCCGCCACCTCCGAAACGATCAACACACACGAAAGGAACACCATGGCAAAGCCTCAGGTACGCGCCTTGGGATACGCGATTGTCGACTCCGCCGACCTCGACGGCTGGGAGCGGTTCGCGTCTGACCTCCTGGGCCTCCAGGTAGCCAATAAGTCGGATGACCTCATCGAATTCCGTGTCGACGAGAAGGAATACCGCCTCGCCGTGCGCCGCAACACCGAGCGCGAGGGCGTCGCGATCCTCGGCTGGGAGACCTCCGGCCCCGTCGAGCTCGAAGAGCTCACGGCCAAGGTCGAGGCGGAGGGCTACGTTGTCACCCGCCACAGCCGCGAGGAGGCGCGCGAGCGTCGCGTCTCGAAGTTCGTGAGCTTCGACGACCCCGACGGCACCGTGCGCATCGAGCTCTACTACGGCCTGCGCGAGACCCTCGCGCCCTTCGTCTCCCCGACGGGCGCGAAGTTCGTCACGAAGGGCCTCGGCTTCGGCCATGCCTTCCAGACGGTCAGCGACGTCGAGAAGTACTGGCGCCTCTACGTCGACATCCTCGGCTTCAACCTGAGCGACAACATCGAGGCCGGCCCCGACTTCAAGGTCGACCTCAACTTCTTCCACTGCAACCGCCGCCACCACTCGATGGCCTTCGCGCACATCGCGACGTCGCAGCTCCGCGTCGGTCACCTCATGTTCGAGGTCGACAGCATGGACACGGTCGGTCTCGCCTGGGACCAGGTCGACGAGCACGGCGCCGCCCCGATCCTCTCGCGCCTCGGCAAGCACACCAACGACAAGATGGTGTCCTTCTACGTGCGCAGCCCATCCGGTTTCGGCATTGAGTACGGCACCGGCGGCATCGAGATCACGGACGACTGGGTGCCCACCCGCTACCCGGATGCCCACTACTGGGGTCACCAGCGCGTCAGGCCGATCGACCCCACCGACGCAGCAGACCACGGCTAGGAACACGCAACAATGACCAGTGCAACCACCACCCCCACCTTCGCGGAGTCGCTCATCGGCGACCCGAACGCGGGCCGCAAGGTTCGTGACCGGGTCGAGGAACTTACCGAGTTCTGGGCCTCGCAGGAGCCGGAGTCCAATGAGCTTGGCCGCGTGACCCAGTCCGCGGCGGACGCCATCAAGGAGTCGGGCCTCGTGCGGATGCTCCAGCCCGCGCAGTACGGCGGCTACGAGACGCATCTCAACGACTTCATGCGCGCCGTGCTCCACATCGGCACGCAGGCCCCGTCGGTCGGCTGGGTCGCCGGTGTCGTCGGAGTCCACCCGCACGAGCTGGGTCTCGCCGACCCGCGACTGCAGGAGGAGCTGTGGGCGCAGAACCCCGACATCTGGGTCGCCTCCCCCTACGCGCCCATGGGCGTCGGCGTCCCCGTCGAGGGTGGGTTCCGCTTCACGGGGCACTGGAAGTTCTCCTCCGGCACCGACCACTGCCAGTGGGTCATGATCGGCGGCTTCGTCGGCAACCCTGACGGCAGCCCCATCCACAGCGACGTGCGTCACTTCGTGCTCCCGCGCAAGGACTACGAGATCCTCCAGGACTCCTGGCAGGTCATGGGCCTGCGCGGCACGGGCAGCAAGGACCTCGTGGTCAAGGACGTGTTCGTGCCCGACTACCGCGTGATCGCCCAAGACGAGATCCAGGCGGGCACCGCCGGCAAGGCGCTGGGCCTCGACAACCCGCTCTACTCATTGCCCCGTGCGAGCGTCTTCTCGGGCGCGATCACGGCGGGCACCCTCGCGATCGCCCAGAGCGTCGTCGCGGAGTACGTCAAGTGGACGCGCGGACGAGAGAACCGTCGCGGCAAGGCGTCGCTCGACCCGTTCAAGCTCGCGACCCTGGGTGAGGCGATGGCCGACATCCAGGCGAGCGTGACGCACGTGCTGAGCGACATCGACCGGCTCTACGACATCGTGAGCGCCGGCAAGGTCGTCTCGCTCGAGACGCGCTTCGAGGTTCGTCGCAACCAGGTGCGTGCTGCTCGTCGTGCCGTGGATGCGGCCGACCGCCTGTTCATGCACGGCGGTGGGGCTGCCCTGCACCTCGACCAGCCGCTGCAGCAGCGCTGGCGTGACCTCCACGCCGCGATGAACCACGCGTCGAACGTCGCGGAGCCGGTCTACCAGCACGCGGCCATGCTCGAGTTCGGCCACGAGCTTCCCCCGGGAGCGCGGGCCTGATCATGGCGGAGACGACCATGGATGCTGACATCCGTTCACGGCAGGTCACGCTGCCCAACGGTTCGATCGCCCATTACTCCGAGGCGGGGGACCCGGCGAATCCGGCCGTGGTCCTCCTCCACGGGGGACTGCACGGTGCCTCTGGCTACGCGGGCTGGGTCAAGATCATCCCGCGTCTCGTTGCCGAGGGCCTCTATGTGGTCGCGCCCGACCGGCCCGGCTTCGGCAAGGCCGACACCCGTGAGGAGTTCTGGCCGGTCGAGGGGCACCTCAGCTGGATCCGTTTCGTCCGCGACTTCGTCGACACGATCGGGCTCGACCGTTTCGGCATCGGCGGCAACTCGCAGGGCGCCCAGCTCGCCGCCTATATCGCCCTCGAGATGCCGGAGCGGGTCACGCACCTGGCGCTCATCGCATCCGCTGGTTTCAACGCCGCCCTTGGCATCGACCGCGCACTCCTCAAGGAGGGCGTGCCCTTCCCGCGCTGGGACGGCACGGTCGACGGGATGCGCGAGATCCTCAAGACGATCGCCCACAAGCCGGAGGGTGTCACTGACGAGGTCGTGCAGATGCGCGCCGAGGCGGCGGCCCAGCAGAAGGACGCCTGGGCGGCCGCATCGAAGTTCAACCGCGAGTCGTTCACCGTGCCGGAGCACCGCGAGAAGCTGATGCTCGTCGGCAGGATCGAGAAGCTGACAATCCCCGCGATCTACCTGTACGGCCAGGATGACGTGCTCGGCCCCGTCGAGAACGCCTACCTGCAGGAGGATGCGATGCCGGGCGTGCAGTTCTTCTATCCGGAGAACTGCGGCCACCAGGGGCAGACCGATCGCCCCGAGCTCTTCGGGCAGGTGTTCGCCGAGTTCTTCTCGACGGGCCGTGTCACACGGGCGACCGCGCGCGACGCGGGAGTCTCACCACGGCGGGACCCCCTCCCCGTGGTGTCCGACTGAAAGGAACCACCATGACGCAGGATGCGACGGCAGTGCAGTCGATCGACCCGGCCCGCTTTCGCCAGGTGCTCGGCCACTATCCGACGGGCGTGGTCGTCATCACGGCGATCCGTCCCGATGGGCAGCCGCTCGGCATGACGGTCGGCTCCTTCAGCTCGGTGTCGCTTGACCCCATGCTCGTGAGCTTCATGCCCACGACCGCATCGAAGAGCTTCCAGGCGCTGCGTGAGGCCGACTGCTTCTGCGTCAACGTTCTCGCGGCCGACCAGGAGGCCCTCGCGAGGCGCTTCGCCCGTTCGGGCCCCGATCGATTCGAGGATGTTCTCTGGTCGGTCGCCGAGAGCGGCGCGCCCGTGCTCGACGGCACTGTCGCATCCATCCACTGCACCTTCGACTCGATCGTAGAGGCGGGTGACCACTACATCGTACTGGGCGCCGTGCAGGCGCTTGAGGTGCACCGGCCCGTTTCGCCGCTGCTGTTCTTCCAGGGCGGCTACGGCAAGTTCTCGCTGCTCGCGGTCGAGGACCGTTCGCCGAGCGAGATGATTGAGAGCGTGCGGCTCGTGGAGACCTTCCGCGGCACCATGCAGGATGTCGCGGATGCGGTGGGCGCCGAGTGCAGCGCGCTCACGGTGATTGGTTCAGATCTCACGGTGGTTGCCACCGCCGCGGCCGGCGGACTGGCGCCGCACGGCAGCCTGGGCAGTCGCATCCCGTACATGCCGCCGCTCGGGGAGCTCTACGCTGCCCTCGACGCCGACGAGTCCGCCCTGCGCTGGCTCGGTCGCGCGGCATCCCTTGAAGACGAGGATGTCATGGACCGCTACCGCGAGCGGCTCGAGCTTGCGCGCGAGCGTGGGTGGTCGATGTCGTTCGCGGGCGAGTACCCTGATGTGGCACTGTTCGACGCCCTCCGCGACTATTCCGGCGGCGATCTGACACCCGTGCGCCTGGCCGAGATCCGCGAGGTTATCCGCTCGGCGAACAAGTACTACGAGCACCGTGACCTGGTGGAGGGGGAGCGCTATGACGTCACGTCGATCGTCGCGCCCGTCATGTGCGACGGCCTCATCCGTTTCGTGCTGCGCCTCCGCCAGCTGCCGACGCAGGCCACTCCGGCCCAGATCAGCGCCTGGATCGATGCCCTCACGGATGCTGCGGCCACCGCGAGCGAGACCCTCTCGGCACACGGCTCCTGCCGCTGAGCGGGTGATGCCGCGATGACGGCGCCCGTGAGCGCGGCCGAGCTCGACGCGCATCGGGCGGGTCGCCTGCCCGCGATGGAACGCGTCGTCGAGGGCGTCTGGACGGTCCCTCTCGCGATCCCGCCCGGGCACATGCCCTACACGCTCTCCTACCTTGTCGAGGATGCGCGCGGCGGCGTGCACCTCGTCGACCCCGGTTGGGATCTCGACGAGAACCTTGACGCACTCCGCCTCGCGCTCGGGCGCATCGGCCGTGACTGGGCGGATGTCGCTTCCGTCATCGTCACCCATCTGCACCCCGACCACATCGGCCTCGCGGGTCGCGTGCGCACGCTGCACGGCCTGCCTGTCGTGCTGCACCGGCTCGAGCACGAGGCGCAGCAGCGGGTGGCCGCGCTCGAGGCCCGGCCGCACCATGTGCGCGACGAGCTCACCCGCTGGGGCGTGCCCGCCGAGCGTTTCGACGAGGTGCGCGGCTACGCCACCAAGGGCGCGCGGGTCGTCGTCGAGGGCGACATCCTCGTGCAAGACGGGCAGGTGCTCGACGTGCCGGGGCGACGCATCCGGGCCCTGCACACGCCGGGGCACACGCCCGGGCACATGTGCCTGTTCGATGAAGGCGACGGGCTGCTCTTCACGGGTGACCACGTGCTGCCGAAGGTCGTGCCCGGCATCGGGCTCGGCGGGCCCGTCGACTACAACCCGCTCGAGCGGTACCTGCACGGCATGGCCGACATCGCCAGGTACGACGGATGCGAGGCGCTGCCCGGTCACGGATACCGGTTCCGCGGGGTCACGGCCCGGGCCGCAGAGATCGCCCGGCACCACCTCAAGCGCACGGCCGAGGTCGCGCAGCTCGTCGGGCACGGCGACCCGGGCTCGACCTGGGAGACGGCCTCGCGGCTCACGTGGTCGCGCGGTTGGGAGAACATGACCCGCCACTACCTGATCGCGGCCCTCAGGCAGACCGAGCTGCACCTCGAACTCGTGCGCGGCGGCGGTCATGTCGAGCTGCTCGAGCGCTGGCGCGTTGGCATTCCCGGCAGCGAATAGAGTATTCACGTGAGTGACACCATGGACGAGCTGCTCTCCCTGCGCCAGAGCATCGACAATGTCGATGCGGCCCTCATTCACATGCTGGCGGAGCGCTTCAAGTTCACGCAGCAGGTCGGTCGGCTGAAGGCCAGGCACGGCCTGCCGCCCTCCGACCCGGAGCGCGAGCGCGTGCAGATCGAGCGGCTGAGGGCGCTCGCTGCTGACTCGAACCTCGACCCGGAGTTCGCGGAGAAGTTCCTCAACTTCATCGTCGCCGAGGTCATTCACCACCACGAGCGCATCCGCGACGAGTCTTAGCCCACCGCGACGGACCCCGCTTCGCGGTCGGGGCTTCGTCTGCCGTCCACCCTTTAGTTTGTGTACCCGATGATTTAGCAAAACTATTGCAATAGGCCTCCGCCCTCGTGTTCGGCGCTATGTGCGGGCCATCCACTCATGTTGCCCGCGGTTCCGGGGAAATCAATGCTTGACGGCCCCTGAGTGCTCTCCTAGGGTTTCGATACGTACACGCAGAATCTCGCGGAAGCCAGACACGGCCAAACCGTAAGTAGGCGTGAGAATTTGTTTCCCAACGATGCGAAACGGCGGCACAGCACAATGAACTCCACGCAACCCACCCACGACGTCCTGGTGCTCGGAGGGGGCATTGGCGGCCTCGCAACCGCGATCGCGCTGGCCGATGTCGGCCGCACGGTGCACCTCGTTGAGCAAGCAGCGGAGTTCGGGGAGATCGGCGCGGGCCTGCAGCTCGGCCCCAACGCGATCCGCAGTCTCGACCGGCTCGGCGTGTGGGACGAGGTCAAGAAGACCGCGGTGTTCCCCAGCGCCGGCATCATCATGGACGCGATGACGGGCGAAGAACTCACCCGGCTCGACCTGGGCCCAGCCTTCATCGAGCACTACGGCTACCCCTACGTTGTCGCACACCGCGCCGACCTGCACAGCATCCTCGTCGAAGCCTGCCGCCGCCGCCCCGAGATCACGCTCGAGACGAACCGTCGCGTGGTCGAGGTCACCGAATCAGCGGATGCCGCGGCCGTGACCTTTGCCGATGGCGACCAGTACGTCTCCAAGACGGTCATCGGTGGCGACGGCATCCGTTCGCGTACCCGGCTGCAGTTCGACGACAGCGAGCCGAAGTTCACGGGCCAGACCGCCTACCGCGGCACCGTGCCGACAGAGCTTGTCGACCTGGACTCCGACGACGTCATCCTCTGGATGGGCCCGAACTTCCACATGATCCAGTACCCCGTGCGGGCCGGTGAACTCTACAACCAGGTCGCCGTGATTGAGAGCAAGTGGCACGCGCAGGGCCGCGAGGACTGGGGCACCCGGGCCGAGCTCGATGAGGTGACGCGGGATGCCTGTGACGAGGTCAAGGCATCGCTCGCGATGCTGACGAGCGAACAGAAGTGGCCCATCTACGACCGCGACCCCATGTACTCCTGGTCGACCGAGCACACCGTGCTGATCGGCGATGCTGCGCACGCCATGCGCCAGTACCTGGGCCAGGGTGCCTGCCAGGCGCTAGAGGACGCGCTCGTGCTCGCCCAGGCCGTCGCCCGGCATCCCGAGCAGTCGGCCGCGTTCGCCGAGTACGAGGAGCGCCGCGTGCCGCGCGGGACACGGTGCCAGGAGGTCTCGCGCCCGTGGGGCGACCTGTGGCACACGGAGGACCCGACCCTGCAGCTCATGCGCAACAAGTACTTCAAGATGCGCGCCGCCGACGACTACTCGGAACTCGACTGGCTCTACAACGACCACGTCGGCGAGCTGTCGCCCGCCCGCGCCTGAGCCCCCTGCTTCTGAACCCCTAGAGAGGAACGCCCATGCGCTACGCAAGCGTCGTCCACAATGGCCGTCTGACCGCCGTCTCGGTCACCGAGCACGGTTACCGTGACCTGTCCGCCCTACTCCATGACTCGTCGGCGAGCGGCGACCCCATGCTCGACCTGCTGCGCGTGATCGCTGAGACGGAGCTCTCGCAGGAGGTCATCGAGGCCCAGCCGCTCATCCCGAGCGATGAAGTGACCGTCGCCCCGCTGCTCTCCCGCCCCGGCAAGATCGTCGCGGCCCCCGTGAACTATGAGGACCACCAAGAGGAGATGAAGCAGCTCGGCAACGTGTCTGCCCTCGGCTTCTTCCTCAAGTCCCCGACCTCGGTGGCGGCGCACGGAAGCACGGTGCGACTGCCCTACAGCGACCGTCGCTTCGACCAGGAGGGCGAACTCGCTCTTGTCATCGGCAAGCGCGGTCGCAACATCCCGCAGGAGAGCGTGGCGGAGCACATCGCGGGCTACACGTGCCTTCTCGACCTGACGATGCGCGGCGGGGAGGACCGTTCCACCCGCAAGTCCTTCGACACCTTCACCCCGGTCGGGCCGCACCTCGTCACCCCCGACGAGGTCGGTGACCTCGACCAGCTCACGATGACCTGCGCCGTCAACGGCACGGTGCGCCAGGACACCGACATCAAGGACCTCATCTGGGGAGTGCCCCAGTTCGTCAGCTACGTCTCGTCGGTGACGACGCTCGAGGTCGGCGACATCATCACGACGGGCACGCCCGCGGGCGTCGGCGTCATCCGCGACGGCGACACCATCGAGGTCTCGATCGACCGCATCGGCACCCTCGCGGTCACGGTCAGCGACGAGCACGCCGTGCCGTGCCCGACCCTTGGAGCGAACTCGGGCCCGCACGCGCCCGAGACGATCACACCGGTTCGGGAGCGCGCCCGCAGCTAGCGTGCCGTCCCTGCAGCAGCACCCCGCGGCGCTTCGCCGCCAACGATCAATGGAGATCAGGAGAACGACATGAAGGCATTCAAGATCGCATCGGTAGCGACGGTTGCAGCACTCGCCCTCGCGGGATGTGGCGGTTCCGCGGCACCCGACGAGGGCGCCAACGGGCTCACCCCCGTCTCGGTCGCCGCCATCCCTATCGCGGACACGGCAGCCCTGCACCTCGGGGTCGAGCAGGGCTTCTTCGAAGACGAGGGGCTGGATGTCACGGTCGAGAGCGTCATGGGCGGCGCGATCTCGGTGCCAGGCGTCGTCAGCGGCGACTTCGACTTCGCCTTCTCTAACGTCATCAGCATGTTCGTGGCGCAGGAGCAGGGTCTCGACCTCCAGTTCGTGACGAACGGTGCGACGAGCACCGGCGAGGTCGACGCCGACATCGCCGCGATCGTCGTGCTCGACGACGCACCGTACAAGT
Protein-coding regions in this window:
- a CDS encoding alpha/beta fold hydrolase — protein: MAALPAGVTAHDIETPSGKIHYIEAGEGHPVLLLHGSGPGATGWSNYAPNIEYLAKHFRVIAPDMPGWGESDTVTVDKRNHVQTALEILDALGIEKAAFVGNSMGGMTSTRFATTHPDRISHLITMGPGSGTPGMFGPAGLTEGLRILQATYRDPSIEGMRKLVDIMTFDPAFATEELITQRSEIASSRPDHLKNFVDGLGNDRARHTLEPGKIAGIKAPALLIHGRDDRVVHFEHSLRLHSLIPNSRLLLINRCGHWAQLEHAAEFNRVVAGFIAEH
- a CDS encoding IclR family transcriptional regulator; translation: MTTTLAPAPALPQEQALANITLGIDSAQNPGTSVRKALQLLEAFTGLKRPVGVSELARRALLPKSTAYRLLSALETGNFVERVGCNYQLSLRTFELGCSVREVRNRSVIGAAFPYLCELFAQTRQVVQLGMLDGSDVVLLEQLHPVGGARVPDSVGDRLPANCTALGKVMLAFSSRAEIAEYLGTPLEARTQRSVTDSRSFVEHLAISRRSGVAVEISECHSGLSSVAAPVLSGGRAIGAVSITTASTAFNERALAATVRAVSTQITAALAAA
- a CDS encoding ABC transporter substrate-binding protein — protein: MKIFRPAIAVAAGALLVLTGCTSGGPTGGGGQDSDITTTAWGAQVLERGEPEMGGSITYGLQAVVESLDPAGAAVSGNLIMRSIYGVLFSYDGERNIVPDMAESIESDDNGLNWTLKLKPGFTFTDGNPYDAEAVKAHFERTAAEGSRSRSAGDMRQIASMTATDATTLEITLKQPWTGFPNTLVGAFPGGPAMVPSPAAVEQHGEALATNPVGAGPFMLKSFQPGGDVVLVKNTDYAGEEAYLDEIKFVTATDTQSRVSAGLAGDIDIARTQSAVDLQAAADGGLTTLDQPDSAYYNLLLNLTQAPFDDVRMRQALAHAIDLQGLNAAVFEGKHDPMVGFMPSTSPFFEETEWPSFDPDKAKELAEDYTADTGNPAAFSLTTTSPPEFQQQAAVLQQMLADAGIDMSINVSDQPTMVSEARAGNFQAQHRYLEINDDQNARTAFYSTSGGNNGLAGDPTVDKILDDMLVASESEMDGLYADLQHALTEWMPQVPLVLQKNGIFVSDRVGGYPGNIVGTPDPDFRLVWVRSGE
- a CDS encoding VOC family protein, yielding MAKPQVRALGYAIVDSADLDGWERFASDLLGLQVANKSDDLIEFRVDEKEYRLAVRRNTEREGVAILGWETSGPVELEELTAKVEAEGYVVTRHSREEARERRVSKFVSFDDPDGTVRIELYYGLRETLAPFVSPTGAKFVTKGLGFGHAFQTVSDVEKYWRLYVDILGFNLSDNIEAGPDFKVDLNFFHCNRRHHSMAFAHIATSQLRVGHLMFEVDSMDTVGLAWDQVDEHGAAPILSRLGKHTNDKMVSFYVRSPSGFGIEYGTGGIEITDDWVPTRYPDAHYWGHQRVRPIDPTDAADHG
- a CDS encoding hydroxylase, whose amino-acid sequence is MTSATTTPTFAESLIGDPNAGRKVRDRVEELTEFWASQEPESNELGRVTQSAADAIKESGLVRMLQPAQYGGYETHLNDFMRAVLHIGTQAPSVGWVAGVVGVHPHELGLADPRLQEELWAQNPDIWVASPYAPMGVGVPVEGGFRFTGHWKFSSGTDHCQWVMIGGFVGNPDGSPIHSDVRHFVLPRKDYEILQDSWQVMGLRGTGSKDLVVKDVFVPDYRVIAQDEIQAGTAGKALGLDNPLYSLPRASVFSGAITAGTLAIAQSVVAEYVKWTRGRENRRGKASLDPFKLATLGEAMADIQASVTHVLSDIDRLYDIVSAGKVVSLETRFEVRRNQVRAARRAVDAADRLFMHGGGAALHLDQPLQQRWRDLHAAMNHASNVAEPVYQHAAMLEFGHELPPGARA
- a CDS encoding alpha/beta fold hydrolase, which encodes MAETTMDADIRSRQVTLPNGSIAHYSEAGDPANPAVVLLHGGLHGASGYAGWVKIIPRLVAEGLYVVAPDRPGFGKADTREEFWPVEGHLSWIRFVRDFVDTIGLDRFGIGGNSQGAQLAAYIALEMPERVTHLALIASAGFNAALGIDRALLKEGVPFPRWDGTVDGMREILKTIAHKPEGVTDEVVQMRAEAAAQQKDAWAAASKFNRESFTVPEHREKLMLVGRIEKLTIPAIYLYGQDDVLGPVENAYLQEDAMPGVQFFYPENCGHQGQTDRPELFGQVFAEFFSTGRVTRATARDAGVSPRRDPLPVVSD
- a CDS encoding flavin reductase family protein, producing MTQDATAVQSIDPARFRQVLGHYPTGVVVITAIRPDGQPLGMTVGSFSSVSLDPMLVSFMPTTASKSFQALREADCFCVNVLAADQEALARRFARSGPDRFEDVLWSVAESGAPVLDGTVASIHCTFDSIVEAGDHYIVLGAVQALEVHRPVSPLLFFQGGYGKFSLLAVEDRSPSEMIESVRLVETFRGTMQDVADAVGAECSALTVIGSDLTVVATAAAGGLAPHGSLGSRIPYMPPLGELYAALDADESALRWLGRAASLEDEDVMDRYRERLELARERGWSMSFAGEYPDVALFDALRDYSGGDLTPVRLAEIREVIRSANKYYEHRDLVEGERYDVTSIVAPVMCDGLIRFVLRLRQLPTQATPAQISAWIDALTDAAATASETLSAHGSCR
- a CDS encoding MBL fold metallo-hydrolase, with the translated sequence MTAPVSAAELDAHRAGRLPAMERVVEGVWTVPLAIPPGHMPYTLSYLVEDARGGVHLVDPGWDLDENLDALRLALGRIGRDWADVASVIVTHLHPDHIGLAGRVRTLHGLPVVLHRLEHEAQQRVAALEARPHHVRDELTRWGVPAERFDEVRGYATKGARVVVEGDILVQDGQVLDVPGRRIRALHTPGHTPGHMCLFDEGDGLLFTGDHVLPKVVPGIGLGGPVDYNPLERYLHGMADIARYDGCEALPGHGYRFRGVTARAAEIARHHLKRTAEVAQLVGHGDPGSTWETASRLTWSRGWENMTRHYLIAALRQTELHLELVRGGGHVELLERWRVGIPGSE
- a CDS encoding chorismate mutase, whose translation is MDELLSLRQSIDNVDAALIHMLAERFKFTQQVGRLKARHGLPPSDPERERVQIERLRALAADSNLDPEFAEKFLNFIVAEVIHHHERIRDES